In one window of Streptomyces sp. NBC_01224 DNA:
- a CDS encoding SRPBCC family protein, with translation MTESAREGIDITRVLDAPRELVFEAWTTPEHFAAWYGGDAEVPLERVSMDVRPGGAWSLVIVVPGTEMPFHGVYREVLAPERLVFTLKDATAPADVEGETVTVTFTDRGDKTTEMVFKQRGGNLTAEQYAAAEDGWEAFFDALVARLASL, from the coding sequence ATGACTGAGTCAGCACGCGAGGGCATCGACATCACCCGCGTCCTCGACGCCCCGCGGGAACTGGTCTTCGAGGCCTGGACGACGCCCGAGCACTTCGCCGCCTGGTACGGCGGGGACGCCGAGGTGCCGCTCGAGCGGGTGTCGATGGATGTCAGGCCGGGCGGCGCCTGGAGCCTGGTCATCGTGGTGCCGGGCACCGAGATGCCCTTCCACGGGGTCTACCGCGAGGTCCTTGCCCCCGAGCGGCTGGTGTTCACGCTGAAGGACGCCACCGCACCCGCCGACGTCGAGGGCGAGACCGTCACCGTCACCTTCACCGACCGCGGCGACAAGACCACCGAAATGGTCTTCAAGCAGCGCGGCGGCAACCTCACGGCAGAGCAGTACGCAGCCGCCGAGGACGGCTGGGAGGCCTTCTTCGACGCGCTCGTGGCCCGTCTCGCGTCCCTCTGA
- a CDS encoding ABC transporter ATP-binding protein produces MLTLESATVRFGERAALDRVDLEVAEHEIVCVLGPSGSGKSTLLRVVAGLHPPDGGRVLLDGADQAGVPVHRRGLGLMFQDHQLFPHRDVGANVAFGLRMRGVSRRDQERKVGELLDLVGLPGSERRAVAALSGGEQQRVALARALAPSPKLLMLDEPLGQLDRGLRERLVVELRTLFGQLGTTVLAVTHDQSEAFALADRVVVMRGGRIAQVGTPMEVWQQPASAFVARFLGFDNVVEATVAGTAADTVWGKVPVPTGSPQGACDLLVRPAGVRIGSPDGGLRCTVGARTFRGNHVAVQLTPVVGPVLEAECALREAPQEGATVGVGFDAAETVVLPAVF; encoded by the coding sequence ATGCTGACACTGGAATCGGCCACGGTCCGCTTCGGTGAGCGGGCGGCACTCGACAGGGTGGATCTGGAGGTCGCCGAGCACGAGATCGTGTGCGTGCTGGGGCCGAGCGGCAGCGGCAAGTCGACCCTGCTGCGGGTGGTCGCCGGACTGCACCCGCCGGACGGCGGCCGGGTGCTGCTGGACGGCGCGGACCAGGCCGGGGTGCCGGTGCACCGGCGCGGACTCGGCCTGATGTTCCAGGACCACCAGCTCTTCCCGCACCGGGATGTCGGCGCCAATGTCGCCTTCGGGCTGCGGATGCGCGGGGTGTCGCGGCGCGATCAGGAGCGCAAAGTCGGTGAACTCCTCGACCTGGTGGGCCTGCCCGGCTCCGAACGGCGGGCCGTCGCCGCGCTGTCCGGCGGTGAGCAGCAGCGCGTCGCCCTCGCGCGGGCGCTCGCGCCGAGCCCGAAGCTGCTGATGCTGGACGAGCCGCTCGGCCAGCTCGACCGCGGCCTGCGTGAACGGCTCGTCGTCGAACTGCGCACGCTCTTCGGGCAGTTGGGTACGACGGTGCTCGCCGTCACCCATGACCAGAGCGAGGCGTTCGCCCTCGCCGACCGGGTGGTGGTGATGCGCGGCGGGCGGATCGCCCAGGTGGGCACGCCGATGGAGGTCTGGCAGCAGCCCGCCTCCGCCTTCGTCGCCCGGTTCCTCGGCTTCGACAACGTGGTGGAGGCGACGGTGGCCGGCACGGCCGCCGACACGGTGTGGGGCAAGGTGCCGGTGCCCACGGGCTCGCCGCAGGGGGCGTGCGATCTGCTGGTGCGCCCGGCCGGGGTCCGGATCGGTTCCCCGGACGGGGGGCTGCGCTGCACGGTCGGGGCGCGAACGTTCCGGGGCAACCACGTCGCCGTACAGCTGACGCCGGTGGTCGGTCCGGTCCTGGAGGCGGAGTGTGCGCTGCGGGAGGCCCCGCAGGAGGGCGCGACGGTCGGGGTCGGCTTCGACGCGGCGGAGACCGTCGTCCTGCCCGCCGTCTTCTGA
- a CDS encoding Lrp/AsnC family transcriptional regulator — MHSGCVASRSADSRTGSGSSPAVDAVSLAIIEQLQEDGRRPYAAIGKAVGLSEAAVRQRVQKLLDQGVMQIVAVTDPLTVGFRRQAMVGINVDGDLDPVAEALSAMAECEYVVMTAGSFDLMVEIVCEDDDHLLETINKRIRAIPGVRSTESFVYLKLKKQTYMWGTR, encoded by the coding sequence GTGCACAGTGGATGCGTGGCCAGTCGCAGCGCAGACTCCAGGACCGGGAGCGGATCGTCCCCAGCGGTCGATGCCGTATCCCTCGCAATCATCGAGCAGCTCCAGGAGGACGGGCGTCGTCCGTACGCCGCGATCGGCAAGGCCGTCGGCCTCTCCGAGGCGGCCGTGCGGCAGCGTGTCCAGAAGCTGCTCGACCAGGGCGTGATGCAGATCGTCGCCGTCACGGACCCACTCACCGTGGGATTCCGACGACAGGCGATGGTCGGCATCAATGTCGACGGCGACCTCGATCCCGTCGCCGAGGCGCTGTCGGCCATGGCCGAGTGCGAGTACGTGGTGATGACCGCGGGCTCCTTCGACCTGATGGTGGAGATCGTCTGCGAGGACGACGACCACCTGTTGGAAACGATCAACAAACGCATCCGGGCCATCCCCGGTGTGCGCTCCACCGAGAGCTTTGTGTACCTGAAGCTCAAGAAGCAGACCTATATGTGGGGAACCCGATAG
- a CDS encoding ABC transporter permease produces MAVPVAFFALFFAYPVAAIVGRGLKVDGVWQFGRIGEVLTRPDIRDVLWFTTWQALASTALTMLIALPGAYVFARFDFPGKQLLRAVVTVPFVLPTVVVGTAFLALLGRGGFLDELWGVRLDTTVWAILLAHVFFNYAVVVRTVGGLWSQLDPRQEEAARVLGAGRFAAWRRVTLPALAPAVAAAALMVFLFTFTSFGVVQILGGPGYSTLEVEIYRQTAQLLALPTAAVLTLVQFAAVGAILAVHAWTVRRRETALKLVDPAQTARRPRGAGQWALLCGVLLTVLVLILLPLGVLVERSLDTPGGHGFDFYRALRSADAGGGTFLVPPLEAIWNSTQYALVATVIALVIGGLAAAALTRRAGRLVRGFDALLMLPLGVSAVTVGFGFLITLDKPPLDLRTSWILVPLAQALVGVPFVVRTMLPVLRAVDGRLREAAAVLGASPLRAWREVDLPLVRRALLVAAGFAFAVSLGEFGATVFIARPDRPTLPVAVARLLGRAGELNYGQAMALSTILMVVCALSLLLLERIRTDRSGEF; encoded by the coding sequence ATGGCCGTGCCTGTCGCGTTCTTCGCGTTGTTCTTCGCCTACCCCGTCGCCGCGATCGTCGGCCGCGGGCTGAAGGTGGACGGTGTCTGGCAGTTCGGCCGGATCGGCGAGGTGCTGACCCGGCCGGACATTCGCGACGTCCTCTGGTTCACCACCTGGCAGGCGCTCGCCTCGACCGCGCTGACCATGCTGATCGCGCTGCCCGGCGCCTATGTCTTCGCCCGCTTCGACTTCCCCGGCAAACAACTGCTGCGGGCGGTCGTCACCGTGCCGTTCGTCCTGCCGACCGTTGTCGTCGGGACCGCCTTCCTGGCGCTGCTGGGACGCGGCGGCTTCCTCGACGAACTCTGGGGCGTACGGCTCGACACCACCGTCTGGGCAATTCTGCTCGCCCATGTGTTCTTCAACTACGCGGTGGTCGTACGGACCGTGGGCGGGCTGTGGTCACAACTCGACCCACGGCAGGAGGAGGCCGCCCGGGTGCTGGGCGCCGGGCGGTTCGCCGCCTGGCGGCGGGTCACCCTGCCGGCCCTCGCGCCCGCCGTGGCCGCCGCCGCGCTGATGGTCTTCCTCTTCACCTTCACCTCCTTCGGGGTCGTACAGATCCTCGGCGGCCCGGGGTACTCCACGCTGGAGGTGGAGATCTACCGGCAGACCGCCCAACTGCTCGCCCTGCCGACAGCCGCCGTGCTGACGCTGGTGCAGTTCGCCGCGGTCGGCGCGATCCTCGCCGTCCACGCGTGGACCGTACGGCGCAGGGAGACCGCGTTGAAGCTGGTCGACCCGGCACAGACTGCCCGCAGGCCGCGCGGCGCCGGGCAGTGGGCGCTGCTCTGCGGGGTGCTGCTGACCGTGCTCGTGCTGATACTGCTGCCGCTCGGGGTGCTGGTCGAGCGCTCACTGGACACACCCGGCGGCCATGGCTTCGACTTCTACCGCGCCCTGCGGTCCGCCGACGCCGGCGGCGGTACGTTCCTGGTCCCCCCGCTCGAAGCGATCTGGAACTCAACTCAGTACGCACTGGTCGCGACCGTCATCGCGCTGGTCATCGGCGGGCTCGCCGCCGCGGCGCTGACCCGGCGCGCGGGGCGGCTCGTTCGCGGCTTCGACGCCTTGCTGATGCTGCCGCTCGGGGTGTCCGCGGTCACCGTCGGGTTCGGCTTTCTGATCACCCTGGACAAGCCACCGCTGGACCTGCGGACGTCATGGATTCTGGTGCCGCTCGCCCAGGCGCTGGTCGGTGTGCCCTTCGTCGTACGGACCATGCTGCCGGTCCTGCGGGCGGTGGACGGACGGCTGAGGGAGGCGGCCGCGGTGCTCGGGGCGTCACCCCTGCGGGCCTGGCGGGAGGTCGATCTGCCGCTGGTGCGGCGGGCGTTGCTGGTCGCGGCCGGCTTCGCGTTCGCCGTGTCGCTCGGTGAGTTCGGCGCGACGGTGTTCATCGCACGGCCCGACCGCCCGACGCTGCCGGTGGCCGTGGCCCGGCTGCTGGGACGGGCCGGGGAGCTCAACTACGGCCAGGCAATGGCCCTCAGCACCATTTTGATGGTGGTCTGCGCCCTCTCGCTGCTGCTGCTCGAACGTATCCGCACCGACCGATCCGGGGAGTTCTAG
- a CDS encoding ABC transporter ATP-binding protein encodes MVAPPDNDVIWARSLHHSHNGSPALGGVSMGVHDGEILAVTGPRGSGKTTLLHCLSGQLVPQQGEVWFNSVPVHTMGPRLRERLRRDKFGWIAPEPQLVPELNTWENVALPLLLRGASHREAKKTGLEWLERLDIGACAKKRPHTLVQGQRQRIAVARALAASPSVIFADEPTATLHRTDRTHVLRTLTSAARSHGITVVLATHDAEVAALADRTVPLLDGRPVATVALPGVSDAEGRAACSLSV; translated from the coding sequence ATGGTGGCCCCGCCGGACAACGACGTGATCTGGGCGCGTTCCCTGCACCACTCCCACAACGGCTCACCCGCGCTCGGTGGCGTCTCCATGGGTGTCCACGACGGCGAGATCCTCGCCGTGACCGGCCCCAGGGGCAGCGGCAAGACGACCCTGCTGCACTGCCTCTCCGGTCAACTGGTGCCCCAGCAGGGCGAGGTGTGGTTCAACAGCGTCCCCGTCCACACCATGGGCCCCCGCTTGCGCGAACGGCTGCGCCGCGACAAGTTCGGCTGGATCGCCCCCGAGCCCCAGCTCGTACCGGAGCTGAACACCTGGGAGAACGTGGCTCTTCCGCTGCTGCTTCGCGGCGCCTCGCACCGGGAGGCGAAGAAGACCGGCCTGGAGTGGCTGGAGCGGCTGGACATCGGCGCGTGCGCCAAGAAGCGACCGCACACGCTGGTCCAGGGGCAGCGCCAGCGGATCGCCGTGGCCCGCGCGCTGGCTGCCTCCCCCTCGGTGATCTTCGCCGACGAGCCGACCGCGACCCTGCACCGCACCGACCGGACGCATGTGCTGCGCACCCTCACCAGCGCGGCCCGCTCGCACGGCATCACGGTCGTGCTCGCCACCCATGACGCGGAGGTCGCCGCCCTCGCCGACCGTACGGTCCCGCTGCTGGACGGCCGCCCCGTCGCCACCGTCGCCCTGCCCGGAGTATCCGATGCGGAGGGCAGGGCGGCGTGCTCGCTCTCCGTCTAG
- a CDS encoding LOG family protein codes for MDNPDDSNPVPGPEIESLAEFDAAVASGRLAGHRVQSVDLTDRGAALLAADTAGTVFLGCLMTPGTAAKVRADGAFVFPPVPGLPFDPYRGLLYSPDALYEGLTDGGYAATPDARAYRWFQETRASGDTFASMLRALHDDAVSDALDEHLVGASVVGVMGGHTTARGSAEYAAAARLGRTLARSGLTVATGGGPGAMEAANLGAYAAPHPDPMLDKACELLAATPSFTPSVTDWALAAFAVRERWPGGGGSVSIPTWFYGHEPPNPFADHIAKYFANALREDGLLARSSAGVIFLPGAAGTVQEIFDNATPNYYGSRGRPAPMVLVGRAHWTRELPAWPLLRALADSRPMESRIALVDTVDEAAEALARLSAKR; via the coding sequence GTGGACAACCCGGACGACAGCAATCCCGTACCCGGCCCGGAGATCGAGTCGCTCGCCGAATTCGACGCGGCGGTCGCCTCCGGGAGGCTGGCCGGACACCGGGTCCAGTCCGTCGACCTGACGGACCGGGGCGCCGCCCTGCTGGCCGCCGATACGGCCGGTACCGTCTTCCTCGGCTGTCTGATGACGCCCGGAACGGCCGCGAAGGTACGGGCCGACGGTGCGTTCGTCTTCCCGCCGGTGCCCGGACTGCCCTTCGATCCGTACCGCGGCCTGCTCTACTCCCCCGACGCGCTCTACGAAGGGCTTACGGACGGCGGCTACGCGGCGACGCCCGATGCCCGCGCGTACCGCTGGTTCCAGGAGACCCGGGCGAGCGGCGACACCTTCGCGTCGATGCTGCGTGCGCTCCACGACGACGCGGTCTCCGACGCGCTGGACGAACACCTCGTCGGCGCTTCTGTCGTCGGGGTGATGGGCGGCCATACGACGGCCCGCGGCAGCGCGGAGTACGCGGCCGCGGCCCGGCTGGGCCGGACGCTGGCCCGGAGCGGCCTGACGGTGGCCACCGGTGGCGGGCCGGGCGCGATGGAGGCCGCGAACCTCGGGGCGTACGCGGCGCCGCACCCCGATCCGATGCTGGACAAGGCCTGCGAACTCCTGGCCGCCACCCCCTCGTTCACCCCGTCGGTCACCGACTGGGCGCTGGCCGCCTTCGCCGTACGGGAGCGCTGGCCGGGTGGCGGCGGCTCGGTCTCGATCCCCACCTGGTTCTACGGACATGAGCCGCCGAACCCGTTCGCGGATCACATCGCCAAGTACTTCGCCAACGCACTGCGCGAGGACGGGCTGCTCGCCCGCTCCTCGGCGGGCGTGATCTTCCTGCCGGGCGCGGCCGGCACCGTTCAGGAGATCTTCGACAACGCGACGCCGAACTACTACGGCTCCCGAGGCAGGCCGGCCCCGATGGTGCTGGTCGGCCGCGCGCACTGGACGAGGGAGCTGCCCGCGTGGCCACTGCTGCGCGCACTGGCCGACAGCCGGCCGATGGAGTCCCGTATCGCGCTCGTCGACACGGTGGACGAGGCCGCCGAGGCACTCGCCCGGTTGTCTGCGAAGCGGTAG
- a CDS encoding aspartate aminotransferase family protein, translating into MGNPIAVSKDLSRTAYDHLWMHFTRMSDYENAPVPTIVRGEGTYIYDDQGKRYLDGLSGLFVVNAGHGRHELAEAAYKQGQELGFFPVWSYAHPKAVELAERLADYAPGDLNKVFFTTGGGEAVETAWKLAKQYFKLQGKPTKYKVISRAVAYHGTPQGALSITGLPALKAPFEPLVPGAHKVPNTNIYRAPIHGDDPEAFGRWAADQIEQEILFEGPETVAAVFLEPVQNAGGCFPPPPGYFQRVREICDKYDVLLVSDEVICAFGRLGTMFACDKFGYVPDMITCAKGMTSGYSPIGACIVSDRVAAPFYEGDNTFLHGYTFGGHPVSAAVGLANLDIFEREGLNQHVLDNENAFYTTLQKLLDLPIVGDVRGNGFFYGIELVKDKATKETFTDEETERVLYGFLSKALYDNGLYCRADDRGDPVVQLAPPLVSDQSTFDEIEGILRTVLTEAWTKL; encoded by the coding sequence GTGGGGAACCCGATAGCCGTGAGCAAGGACCTCAGCCGAACCGCGTACGACCACCTGTGGATGCATTTCACCCGCATGTCGGACTACGAGAACGCGCCCGTTCCCACCATCGTGCGTGGCGAGGGCACCTACATCTACGACGACCAGGGCAAGCGCTACCTCGACGGCCTGTCCGGCCTGTTCGTGGTCAACGCCGGTCACGGCCGTCACGAGCTCGCCGAGGCGGCGTACAAGCAGGGCCAGGAGCTGGGCTTCTTCCCGGTCTGGTCCTACGCCCACCCGAAGGCCGTCGAGCTCGCCGAGCGCCTCGCCGACTACGCGCCGGGCGACCTCAACAAGGTCTTCTTCACCACCGGTGGCGGCGAGGCCGTGGAGACCGCCTGGAAGCTGGCCAAGCAGTACTTCAAGCTCCAGGGCAAGCCGACCAAGTACAAGGTCATCTCGCGTGCGGTCGCCTACCACGGCACCCCGCAGGGCGCCCTGTCGATCACCGGCCTGCCGGCCCTGAAGGCCCCCTTCGAGCCGCTGGTCCCCGGCGCGCACAAGGTGCCGAACACGAACATCTACCGCGCCCCGATCCACGGCGACGACCCGGAGGCCTTCGGCCGCTGGGCCGCCGACCAGATCGAGCAGGAGATCCTCTTCGAGGGACCGGAGACGGTCGCCGCGGTCTTCCTGGAGCCGGTACAGAACGCAGGCGGCTGCTTCCCGCCGCCGCCCGGATACTTCCAGCGCGTGCGCGAGATCTGCGACAAGTACGACGTGCTGCTCGTCTCCGACGAGGTCATCTGCGCCTTCGGCCGTCTCGGCACGATGTTCGCCTGCGACAAGTTCGGCTACGTGCCGGACATGATCACCTGCGCCAAGGGCATGACCTCGGGCTACTCCCCGATCGGTGCCTGCATCGTCTCGGACCGCGTCGCCGCGCCGTTCTACGAGGGTGACAACACCTTCCTGCACGGCTACACCTTCGGTGGCCACCCGGTCTCCGCGGCGGTCGGCCTCGCCAACCTCGACATCTTCGAGCGCGAGGGCCTCAACCAGCACGTCCTGGACAACGAGAACGCCTTCTACACGACGCTGCAGAAGCTGCTCGACCTGCCGATCGTCGGCGACGTCCGCGGCAACGGCTTCTTCTACGGCATCGAGCTGGTGAAGGACAAGGCTACCAAGGAGACCTTCACCGACGAGGAGACCGAGCGCGTCCTGTACGGCTTCCTCTCCAAGGCGCTGTACGACAACGGCCTGTACTGCCGGGCCGACGACCGCGGCGACCCGGTCGTCCAGCTCGCGCCGCCGCTGGTCTCCGACCAGTCGACGTTCGACGAGATCGAGGGCATTCTGCGGACCGTCCTCACCGAGGCGTGGACCAAGCTCTGA